The Bacteroidota bacterium region ATAGCTTCGAGATCGATGCAGCCTGTGTGTCGCTCGGATTGTGCTCCAGGCTCCAGGCCGCTTTGTAACTCAACAAGCGACCTACTTCCAGACGCATTTTCATATCCGTAATGCGATGAGAAACTGACTGCTTTTTACCTACCGGCTGGCCTTGCGACTTGCGGGTGCGTGCAAACATAATTGCTTTCTCCAGTAGATAGTCCATCCGTCCAACGTGCATGGCCGAAAGTAAGCTGCGCTCCCACTTTACGCCGGCATTGTAAACCGCTGCTCCGGCACCAACTTCACCCAACACAGCATCAGCGGACACTTGCACATTCTCCATCTGCAAACCACCAACAGAAGCTGTGCGATACGCCATGGCATCTTCATCAGCAGTGCGCGTTACGCCCGCCAGGCTCGTGTCCAGCAAAAAGCAGGTGATCCCTCCATCAATTCCTTTTTCAGCATCCGTTACGGCATACACGAGCGCAACATCTGCAATGGGCGCATTGATGAGGCCGGCCTTTTTGCCGGTAAGGATAAACCCATCGCCATCAGCAACAGCCGTTGTGGTCAGGTTGTCATAATCTGCATCGGCCTCAACTTCGTGCATTGCACAGGTTGCAACCATGCTTCCTTTGGCCAGGCCCGGTAAATACTTTTCCTTCTGGGCATCCGTACCAAACTGCATCAGCGGTACCTGACAGCGTAGCATTTGGGCGCTCAGACTCACCAGCAAGCCGGCATCGTCACACCCGTTCCCCATCGCTTCCATCGCCAAAGCCAGTTCTACAGTGTCACATCCTTTACCACCGTAGGCCTCAGGCACATGGAGTCCCTGAATCCCTTCTTCACCACATTTATCCCACAAGTCACGCGAAAATGCACGACCGCTCTCCCGCTCCTGCAACGACTCGTCTTTGAGTTGCTTCGTTGCAAAACTGGTAACTTCTCTCTTGAATTTTTTCTGCTCTTTCGAAAGCTTGAATTCCATTGTTTTTGCAGCCTCGGCAAAGGGTCTAAAGCCGATTGTGGCTACACCTGCTTGCTCAGCAGTGTTGCAGCCACAATCCAGCAAACAGACTTTGCGGTTAGTTCAGCTCTTTCAGAGCCTGGTAATTAATTTTATCTGTAGAGGTTTTGGGCAGCACATCCTGCGAAGAAAACCGGTCTGGAATCATATACAGGGGCAGGTTGT contains the following coding sequences:
- a CDS encoding acyl-CoA dehydrogenase family protein — encoded protein: MEFKLSKEQKKFKREVTSFATKQLKDESLQERESGRAFSRDLWDKCGEEGIQGLHVPEAYGGKGCDTVELALAMEAMGNGCDDAGLLVSLSAQMLRCQVPLMQFGTDAQKEKYLPGLAKGSMVATCAMHEVEADADYDNLTTTAVADGDGFILTGKKAGLINAPIADVALVYAVTDAEKGIDGGITCFLLDTSLAGVTRTADEDAMAYRTASVGGLQMENVQVSADAVLGEVGAGAAVYNAGVKWERSLLSAMHVGRMDYLLEKAIMFARTRKSQGQPVGKKQSVSHRITDMKMRLEVGRLLSYKAAWSLEHNPSDTQAASISKLFASESMVQSTIDAGQIFGGEGFVASEQTGRSLHDAFGSTLYAGTAAMQRNTIARSLGLV